A single region of the Streptomyces caelestis genome encodes:
- a CDS encoding M23 family metallopeptidase, translating into MAFTRATGKHRRPSRMQRGTRRAAGVAALATTGVIGTVAAPAFAAEPAVEQTGLTPVVTMGDTVAQQIDAQAAAQKQAAEEAAAKKKAEEAARKRAAEAAKEAKEAAEKAREAKERAAREAERKRLNTFVSPISGSYVSTGYQTSSGLWSSGSHTGVDFHAASGTSVHAVGMGEVVEAGWGGSYGNQIVIKMNDGTYTQYGHLSSISVSVGQKVTPGQQIGLSGATGNVTGPHLHFEARTSPEYGSDIDPVAYLRSHGVSV; encoded by the coding sequence ATGGCGTTCACCCGCGCCACAGGGAAGCATCGTCGTCCCAGCAGGATGCAGCGCGGCACCCGCCGCGCGGCGGGCGTCGCGGCCCTCGCCACCACCGGTGTCATCGGCACCGTGGCCGCCCCGGCCTTCGCCGCCGAGCCCGCCGTCGAGCAGACCGGTCTCACCCCCGTCGTCACCATGGGCGACACCGTGGCCCAGCAGATCGACGCCCAGGCCGCCGCCCAGAAGCAGGCCGCCGAGGAGGCCGCCGCCAAGAAGAAGGCCGAGGAGGCCGCCCGCAAGCGGGCCGCCGAGGCGGCCAAGGAGGCCAAGGAGGCGGCCGAGAAGGCCCGCGAGGCCAAGGAGCGCGCCGCCCGCGAGGCCGAGCGCAAGCGCCTCAACACCTTCGTGTCCCCGATCTCCGGCTCGTACGTCTCCACCGGCTACCAGACCAGCAGCGGCCTGTGGTCCTCCGGCAGCCACACCGGTGTCGACTTCCACGCGGCCAGCGGCACCTCCGTCCACGCGGTCGGCATGGGAGAGGTCGTCGAGGCGGGCTGGGGCGGGTCCTACGGCAACCAGATCGTGATCAAGATGAACGACGGCACGTACACCCAGTACGGCCACCTGTCGTCCATCAGCGTCTCGGTGGGCCAGAAGGTCACCCCCGGCCAGCAGATCGGCCTGTCCGGCGCGACCGGCAACGTCACCGGTCCGCACCTGCACTTCGAGGCCCGCACGAGCCCCGAGTACGGCTCCGACATCGACCCGGTCGCCTACCTCCGCTCGCACGGCGTGAGCGTCTGA
- a CDS encoding M16 family metallopeptidase — MTELATMDFHPRPQAGEARPWAFPAPERGALGNGLTVLRCHRPGQQVVAVEVLLDAPLDAEQAGLDGVATIMARAFSEGTDKHSAEEFAAELERAGATLDAHADHPGVRLSLEVPASRLAKGLGLIADALRAPAFADSEVERLVRNRLDEIPHELANPSRRAAKELSKELFPEGSRMSRPRQGTEETVATIDSAAVRAFYERHVRPATATAVVVGDLTGIDLDALLGDTLGSWTGSAAEPRPVPPVTADDTGRVVIVDRPGAVQTQLLIGRIGPDRHDRVWPAQVLGTYCLGGTLTSRLDRVLREEKGYTYGVRSFGQVLRSAPDGTGAAMLAISGSVDTPNTGPALQDLWTVLRTLAAEGLTDAERDVAVQNLVGVAPLKYETAAAVASTLADQVEQHLPDDYQATLYRQLAATGTVEATAAVVSAFPVDRLVTVLVGDAAQIKGPVEALGIGEVSVVAAE; from the coding sequence GTGACCGAGCTCGCCACGATGGACTTCCACCCCCGTCCCCAGGCGGGCGAGGCCAGGCCGTGGGCCTTCCCGGCCCCCGAGCGCGGCGCGCTCGGCAACGGCCTGACGGTGCTGCGCTGCCACCGCCCCGGCCAGCAGGTCGTCGCCGTGGAGGTGCTGCTGGACGCGCCCCTGGACGCCGAGCAGGCCGGCCTCGACGGTGTGGCCACGATCATGGCCCGGGCCTTCTCCGAGGGCACCGACAAGCACTCCGCCGAGGAGTTCGCCGCCGAGCTGGAGCGCGCCGGCGCCACCCTCGACGCACACGCCGACCACCCCGGCGTCCGGCTCAGCCTGGAGGTGCCGGCCTCCCGGCTCGCCAAGGGGCTCGGCCTGATCGCCGACGCCCTCAGGGCGCCCGCGTTCGCCGACAGCGAGGTCGAGCGGCTGGTCCGCAACCGCCTCGACGAGATCCCGCACGAGCTGGCCAACCCCAGCCGCCGTGCCGCCAAGGAGCTCTCCAAGGAGCTGTTCCCGGAGGGCTCGCGCATGTCGCGGCCCCGCCAGGGCACCGAGGAGACGGTCGCCACGATCGACTCCGCGGCCGTACGCGCCTTCTACGAGAGGCACGTCAGGCCCGCCACGGCCACCGCCGTGGTCGTCGGCGACCTCACCGGCATCGACCTCGACGCCCTGCTCGGCGACACACTGGGCTCCTGGACCGGCTCCGCGGCCGAGCCGCGCCCGGTGCCGCCGGTGACCGCCGACGACACGGGCCGGGTCGTCATCGTGGACCGCCCCGGCGCCGTCCAGACGCAGCTGCTGATCGGCCGGATCGGCCCGGACCGGCACGACCGCGTGTGGCCCGCGCAGGTGCTCGGCACGTACTGCCTGGGCGGCACTCTCACCTCCCGCCTGGACCGCGTGCTGCGCGAGGAGAAGGGCTACACCTACGGGGTGCGGTCGTTCGGCCAGGTCCTGAGGTCCGCCCCGGACGGGACCGGTGCCGCGATGCTCGCCATCAGCGGCTCCGTGGACACCCCCAACACCGGCCCGGCCCTCCAGGATCTCTGGACGGTGCTGCGCACCCTCGCCGCCGAGGGGCTGACCGACGCCGAGCGGGACGTCGCCGTGCAGAACCTGGTCGGCGTGGCGCCGCTGAAGTACGAGACCGCGGCGGCCGTCGCGAGCACGCTGGCCGACCAGGTCGAGCAGCACCTGCCCGACGACTACCAGGCCACGCTGTACCGGCAGCTCGCCGCGACCGGCACCGTGGAGGCCACCGCGGCGGTCGTCAGCGCCTTCCCGGTGGACCGGCTGGTGACCGTCCTCGTCGGCGACGCGGCGCAGATCAAGGGCCCGGTCGAGGCCCTGGGCATCGGCGAAGTCTCGGTCGTCGCCGCCGAGTAG
- a CDS encoding DNA gyrase/topoisomerase IV subunit A, producing MARRSTKTPPPDDSYEERILDIDVVDEMQGSFLEYAYSVIYSRALPDARDGLKPVHRRIVYQMNEMGLRPERGYVKCARVVGEVMGKLHPHGDASIYDALVRMAQPFSMRVPLVDGHGNFGSLGNDDPPAAMRYTECRMAEATSLMTESIDEDTVDFNPNYDGQEQEPVALPAAFPNLLVNGASGIAVGMATNMPPHNLREVIAAARHLIRHPNADLDALMKHVPGPDLPTGGRIVGLSGIRDAYETGRGTFKIRATVSVDNVTARRKGLVVTELPFTVGPEKVIAKIKDLVGSKKLQGIADVKDLTDRAHGLRLVIEIKNGFVPEAVLEQLYKLTPMEESFGINNVALVDGQPLTLGLKELLEVYLDHRFNVVRRRSEFRRGKKRDRLHLVEGLLTALLDIDEVIRLIRSSENSAQAKQRLMEQFSLSEVQTQYILDTPLRRLTKYDRIELETEKDRLNAEIEELTRILDSDAELRKLVSSELANVAKKFGTDRRTVLLESGGAPVAAVPLQVADDPCRVLLSSTGLLARTANGEPFAEDAGAKRVKHDVIVSAVPATARGEVGAVTSAGRLLRLNVIDLPQLPESMATPNLAGGAPLAEFVSLEDDETVVCLTTLDESSPGLALGTEQGVVKRVVPDYPSSKEELEVITLKEGDRIVGAIELRTGEEDLVFITDDSQLLRFQASQVRPQGRPAGGVAGIKLSEGAKVISFTAVDPAVDAVVFTVAGSRGTLDDSVQTTAKMTPFDQYPRKGRATGGVRCQRFLKGEDCLSLAWAGPAPALAAQKDGTPADLPEMDPRRDGSGVSLAKTVAVVAGPV from the coding sequence ATGGCCCGCCGCAGCACGAAGACCCCGCCGCCCGACGACTCGTACGAGGAGAGAATCCTCGACATCGACGTCGTCGACGAGATGCAGGGCTCCTTCCTCGAGTACGCGTACTCGGTCATCTACTCCCGCGCCCTGCCCGACGCGCGCGACGGCCTCAAGCCGGTGCACCGCCGCATCGTCTACCAGATGAACGAGATGGGCCTGCGCCCCGAGCGCGGGTACGTCAAGTGCGCCCGCGTCGTCGGCGAGGTGATGGGCAAGCTGCACCCGCACGGCGACGCGTCGATCTACGACGCCCTCGTGCGCATGGCCCAGCCCTTCTCGATGCGTGTCCCGCTGGTCGACGGCCACGGCAACTTCGGCTCGCTGGGCAACGACGACCCGCCGGCCGCCATGCGGTACACCGAGTGCCGAATGGCCGAGGCGACGAGCCTCATGACGGAGTCCATCGACGAGGACACCGTCGACTTCAACCCCAACTACGACGGCCAGGAGCAGGAACCGGTGGCGCTGCCTGCCGCCTTCCCGAACCTCCTGGTCAACGGCGCCTCGGGCATCGCGGTCGGCATGGCCACGAACATGCCGCCGCACAACCTGCGCGAGGTGATCGCCGCCGCCCGCCACCTGATCAGGCACCCGAACGCCGATCTCGACGCCCTGATGAAGCACGTCCCGGGCCCCGACCTGCCCACCGGCGGCCGCATCGTCGGTCTGTCCGGCATCCGGGACGCCTACGAGACGGGCCGCGGCACGTTCAAGATCCGCGCGACGGTCTCCGTGGACAACGTGACGGCGCGCCGCAAGGGCCTCGTCGTCACGGAGCTGCCCTTCACGGTCGGCCCGGAGAAGGTGATCGCCAAGATCAAGGACCTGGTGGGGTCGAAGAAGCTCCAGGGCATCGCCGACGTCAAGGACCTCACGGACCGCGCGCACGGCCTGCGCCTGGTCATCGAGATCAAGAACGGCTTCGTGCCGGAGGCGGTCCTGGAGCAGCTGTACAAGCTGACGCCGATGGAGGAGTCCTTCGGCATCAACAACGTCGCCCTGGTCGACGGCCAGCCGCTCACGCTGGGGCTGAAGGAGCTGCTGGAGGTCTATCTCGACCACCGTTTCAACGTCGTGCGGCGCCGCTCGGAGTTCCGCCGCGGCAAGAAGCGCGACCGGCTGCACCTGGTCGAGGGCCTGCTGACGGCCCTGCTGGACATCGACGAGGTCATCCGTCTCATCCGCTCCAGCGAGAACTCCGCACAGGCGAAGCAGCGCCTGATGGAGCAGTTCTCGCTGAGCGAGGTGCAGACGCAGTACATCCTCGACACGCCGCTGCGCCGCCTGACCAAGTACGACCGCATCGAGCTGGAGACGGAGAAGGACCGGCTCAACGCGGAGATCGAGGAACTGACCCGGATCCTCGACTCGGACGCGGAGCTGCGCAAGCTGGTCTCCTCCGAACTGGCCAACGTGGCCAAGAAGTTCGGCACCGACCGGCGTACGGTCCTGCTGGAGTCGGGTGGTGCCCCGGTCGCCGCCGTGCCGCTCCAGGTGGCCGACGACCCGTGCCGGGTGCTGCTGTCCTCGACGGGTCTGCTGGCGCGTACGGCGAACGGCGAGCCGTTCGCCGAGGACGCCGGCGCCAAGCGCGTGAAGCACGACGTGATCGTCTCGGCGGTGCCGGCCACCGCCCGCGGCGAGGTGGGCGCGGTCACCTCGGCGGGCCGGCTGCTGCGGCTGAACGTGATCGACCTGCCCCAGCTCCCGGAGTCGATGGCGACGCCGAACCTCGCGGGAGGCGCCCCGCTGGCGGAGTTCGTCTCCCTGGAGGACGACGAGACAGTGGTCTGCCTGACGACGCTCGACGAGTCGTCGCCGGGCCTGGCGCTCGGCACGGAACAGGGCGTGGTCAAGCGTGTGGTGCCGGACTATCCGTCCAGCAAGGAGGAGCTGGAGGTGATCACCCTCAAGGAGGGCGACCGGATCGTCGGCGCGATCGAGCTGCGCACCGGCGAGGAGGATCTGGTCTTCATCACCGACGACTCCCAGCTGCTGCGCTTCCAGGCGTCCCAGGTCCGTCCGCAGGGCCGCCCGGCCGGCGGTGTGGCCGGCATCAAGCTCTCCGAGGGCGCGAAGGTCATCTCCTTCACGGCGGTGGACCCGGCCGTGGACGCCGTCGTCTTCACCGTCGCCGGCTCGCGGGGCACGCTGGACGACTCCGTGCAGACGACGGCCAAGATGACCCCGTTCGACCAGTACCCGCGCAAGGGCCGCGCCACCGGCGGCGTCCGCTGCCAGCGGTTCCTGAAGGGCGAGGACTGCCTGTCGCTGGCCTGGGCGGGCCCGGCCCCGGCCCTCGCGGCGCAGAAGGACGGCACCCCTGCCGACCTCCCGGAGATGGACCCGAGGCGTGACGGCTCGGGTGTGTCCCTGGCGAAGACGGTGGCGGTGGTGGCGGGGCCGGTCTAG
- a CDS encoding citrate synthase/methylcitrate synthase, which produces MSVNRSAAALIDAPRGLAGVVVTDTRIGDVRGVEGFYHYRQYSAVDLARTRAFEDVWHLLVHGELPDARQSAVFAAETAALRRLPDEVRAALPAMAAAGGRSGPLAGMRTALSLLGAAKGFRPVYDIDADRRRQDTLEAAAAVPTLLTALHRLGKGLEPVEPREDLSYAANYLYMLTGSVPTEQHTRAIEQYLISTIDHGFNASTFTARVIASTGADVAACLAGAVAALSGPLHGGAPSRALDTLDAIGTPDRIDSWVRQRVVAGERIMGFGHAIYRTEDPRSRLLREVSQGFGGPRVNFAVEVERHVEAILAELKPGRELHTNVEYYAGVVMELCGLPREMFTPTFAAARVVGWSANILEQAEDTKIIRPVARYVGPEAPAPVPATRHDGSRVPRP; this is translated from the coding sequence ATGTCCGTCAACAGGTCCGCAGCCGCTCTCATCGACGCACCACGGGGACTCGCCGGTGTCGTCGTCACCGACACCCGGATCGGTGACGTCCGTGGCGTCGAGGGCTTCTACCACTACCGGCAGTACTCCGCCGTCGACCTCGCGCGAACCCGCGCCTTCGAGGACGTCTGGCACCTGCTCGTACACGGCGAACTGCCGGACGCCCGGCAGAGCGCGGTCTTCGCGGCGGAGACCGCGGCGCTGCGGCGGCTGCCCGACGAGGTGCGAGCGGCGCTGCCGGCCATGGCGGCGGCCGGCGGACGCTCCGGCCCGCTCGCGGGGATGCGCACGGCGCTGTCGCTGCTGGGCGCGGCCAAGGGCTTCCGGCCCGTGTACGACATCGATGCCGACCGGCGCAGGCAGGACACCCTGGAGGCGGCCGCTGCGGTACCCACGCTGCTCACCGCGCTGCACCGGCTGGGGAAAGGACTCGAGCCCGTGGAGCCGCGCGAGGATCTGTCGTACGCGGCCAACTACCTGTACATGTTGACCGGTTCGGTGCCGACCGAGCAGCACACACGGGCGATCGAGCAATACCTGATCTCAACCATTGATCACGGATTCAATGCGTCAACGTTCACGGCCCGGGTCATCGCGTCGACGGGTGCGGACGTGGCGGCCTGCCTCGCCGGTGCGGTGGCGGCGCTGTCGGGGCCGTTGCACGGGGGCGCGCCCAGTCGGGCGCTGGACACCCTGGACGCGATCGGCACCCCGGACCGTATCGACTCCTGGGTGCGGCAGAGGGTGGTCGCCGGTGAGCGCATCATGGGCTTCGGGCACGCGATCTACCGCACGGAGGATCCGCGGTCGCGTTTGCTGCGCGAGGTCTCCCAGGGGTTCGGCGGTCCGCGGGTGAACTTCGCCGTGGAAGTGGAGCGGCACGTCGAGGCGATCCTGGCGGAGCTGAAGCCCGGCCGTGAGCTCCACACCAACGTCGAGTACTACGCGGGCGTGGTCATGGAACTGTGCGGCCTGCCCCGCGAGATGTTCACGCCGACGTTCGCCGCCGCGCGTGTGGTGGGCTGGAGCGCCAACATCCTGGAACAGGCGGAGGACACGAAGATCATCAGGCCGGTGGCGCGCTATGTGGGACCGGAGGCACCGGCGCCCGTGCCTGCCACACGTCACGACGGGTCGCGTGTTCCGCGTCCCTGA
- a CDS encoding GntR family transcriptional regulator, whose product MRIPAHSVCTAIRDDIVAGVYERGSRLTEELLARRYGVSRVPVREALRTLEAEGFVVTRRHAGACVAEPTEQEAADLLEMRTLLEPLGAARAAQRRTEAHLKVLRGLVRLGQERARRGNSDDLRSLGGWFHETLAQASGSPALTSMLTQLRHKIAWMYTVEAPAGPVESWTEHGAIVDAVARGDSERARAVTALHAERATSAHRLRFGSAGERAERVRNSQHPVNTASLRH is encoded by the coding sequence ATGCGTATTCCCGCGCACTCGGTGTGCACGGCCATCCGGGACGACATCGTCGCGGGTGTCTACGAGCGCGGCAGCCGGCTGACCGAGGAACTCCTCGCCCGCCGCTACGGCGTCTCGCGCGTCCCCGTCCGGGAAGCCCTGCGCACCCTGGAGGCCGAGGGCTTCGTGGTGACCCGGCGGCACGCGGGCGCGTGCGTCGCCGAACCCACCGAGCAGGAGGCCGCCGACCTGCTGGAGATGCGGACGCTGCTGGAGCCGCTGGGCGCGGCCCGCGCCGCCCAGCGCCGCACCGAGGCCCATCTGAAGGTGCTGCGCGGCCTGGTCAGGCTCGGCCAGGAGCGCGCCCGCCGGGGCAACAGCGACGACCTGCGCTCTCTGGGCGGCTGGTTCCACGAGACGCTCGCGCAGGCCTCCGGCAGCCCCGCGCTGACCTCGATGCTCACCCAGCTCCGCCACAAGATCGCCTGGATGTACACCGTCGAGGCGCCGGCCGGTCCCGTGGAGTCCTGGACCGAGCACGGCGCGATCGTGGACGCGGTGGCGCGCGGTGACAGCGAGCGCGCGCGGGCGGTCACGGCACTGCACGCCGAGCGCGCGACGTCCGCGCACCGGCTGCGTTTCGGTTCCGCCGGGGAGCGCGCCGAGCGTGTGAGGAACTCGCAACATCCCGTAAACACGGCGAGCCTGCGGCATTAA
- a CDS encoding HPr family phosphocarrier protein: MAERRVNVGWAEGLHARPASIFVRAATAAGVPVTIAKADGKPVNAASMLAVLGLGAQGGEEIVLASDAEGADAALDRLAKLVSEGLEELPETV, translated from the coding sequence ATGGCTGAGCGCCGCGTCAACGTCGGCTGGGCCGAGGGCCTCCACGCCCGCCCCGCCTCCATCTTCGTCCGAGCCGCCACGGCCGCAGGCGTCCCGGTGACGATCGCCAAGGCAGACGGCAAGCCCGTCAACGCGGCCTCCATGCTGGCCGTCCTCGGCCTCGGTGCCCAGGGTGGCGAGGAGATCGTCCTCGCCTCCGACGCCGAGGGTGCGGACGCCGCCCTGGACCGGCTGGCGAAGCTGGTCTCCGAGGGGCTCGAGGAACTGCCCGAGACCGTCTGA
- a CDS encoding M16 family metallopeptidase: MGHTATAQAGSGGLTATEHRLANGLRVVLSEDHLTPVAAVCLWYDVGSRHEVKGRTGLAHLFEHLMFQGSAQVKGNGHFELVQGAGGSLNGTTSFERTNYFETMPTHQLELALWLEADRMGSLLAALDDESMENQRDVVKNERRQRYDNVPYGTAFEKLTALAYPEGHPYHHTPIGSMADLDAATLEDARAFFRTYYAPNNAVLSVVGDIDPEQTLAWIEKYFGSIPGHDGKPAPRDGTLPEIIGEQLREVVEEEVPARALMAAYRLPHDGTRACDAADLALTVLGGGESSRLYNRLVRRDRTAVAAGFGLLRLAGAPSLGWLDVKTSGDVEVPVIESAIDEELARFAEEGPTAEEMERAQAQLEREWLDRLGTVAGRADELCRYAVLFGDPQLALTAVQRVLDVTAEEVQEVAKARLRPDNRAVLVYEPTAPADPETETAEGTEDLESAATVEATDENEEAAK, encoded by the coding sequence ATGGGTCACACGGCCACAGCCCAGGCAGGCTCCGGGGGCCTGACAGCGACCGAGCACCGCCTGGCCAACGGCCTGCGCGTGGTGCTCTCCGAGGACCACCTGACCCCGGTCGCGGCGGTGTGCCTCTGGTACGACGTCGGCTCACGCCATGAAGTCAAGGGGCGTACCGGCCTGGCTCACCTTTTCGAGCACCTGATGTTCCAGGGTTCCGCCCAGGTGAAGGGCAACGGCCACTTCGAGCTCGTCCAGGGCGCGGGCGGCTCGCTGAACGGCACCACCAGCTTCGAGCGGACCAACTACTTCGAGACCATGCCCACCCACCAGCTGGAGCTCGCCCTCTGGCTGGAGGCCGACCGCATGGGCTCCCTGCTGGCCGCGCTCGACGACGAGTCGATGGAGAACCAGCGGGACGTCGTCAAGAACGAGCGCCGGCAGCGCTACGACAACGTCCCCTACGGCACCGCCTTCGAGAAGCTGACCGCCCTCGCCTACCCGGAGGGCCACCCCTACCACCACACCCCGATCGGCTCGATGGCCGACCTGGACGCGGCCACCCTGGAGGACGCGCGCGCGTTCTTCCGCACCTACTACGCGCCGAACAACGCCGTGCTCTCCGTGGTCGGCGACATCGACCCGGAGCAGACCCTGGCCTGGATCGAGAAGTACTTCGGCTCCATCCCCGGCCACGACGGCAAGCCCGCGCCCCGGGACGGCACGCTGCCGGAGATCATCGGCGAGCAGCTGCGCGAGGTCGTCGAGGAGGAGGTGCCGGCGCGCGCCCTGATGGCCGCCTACCGGCTGCCGCACGACGGCACGCGCGCGTGCGACGCGGCCGACCTGGCCCTCACCGTCCTCGGCGGCGGCGAGTCCTCCCGCCTGTACAACCGCCTCGTACGGCGCGACCGTACGGCCGTGGCGGCCGGCTTCGGCCTGCTGCGGCTCGCCGGGGCGCCCTCCCTGGGCTGGCTGGACGTGAAGACGTCCGGTGACGTCGAGGTCCCGGTCATCGAGTCCGCGATCGACGAGGAGCTCGCCCGGTTCGCCGAGGAGGGCCCCACGGCCGAGGAGATGGAACGCGCCCAGGCCCAGCTGGAGCGCGAGTGGCTGGACCGGCTCGGCACGGTCGCCGGCCGCGCCGACGAACTGTGCCGGTACGCCGTCCTGTTCGGCGACCCGCAGCTCGCCCTGACCGCCGTGCAGCGCGTTCTGGACGTGACAGCCGAGGAGGTCCAGGAGGTCGCCAAGGCCCGCCTGCGGCCCGACAACCGCGCGGTGCTCGTCTACGAGCCGACCGCCCCGGCCGACCCGGAGACCGAGACCGCGGAAGGCACCGAAGACCTGGAGTCCGCGGCGACCGTGGAAGCCACCGACGAGAACGAGGAGGCGGCCAAGTGA
- a CDS encoding CobW family GTP-binding protein yields the protein MSLPSPEPQQIPVVVLAGFLGSGKTTLLNHLLHRSGGSRIGAIVNDFGAIEIDAMAVAGALGDSTVSLGNGCLCCAVDASELDQYLERLADPSLGIDVIVIEASGLAEPQELVRMVLASEHPGIVYGGLVEVVDAAEFDDTRSRHPEVDRHLALADLVVVNKLDRAADGERVLGLVRSLVDRAAVVPASYGRIDPEFLFDCRPSEERIGQLSFDDLHEHGADDHAEHLHSAYDSLSFVSREPLDPRRLMEFLDSRPEGLYRIKGYVDFGPYDVRNRYAVHAVGRFLRFYPEPWPGGGERLTQLVLIGSGIDASALDKELGACRSDAPHADEHGMWGVLRYVRNPAEDPAEPA from the coding sequence GTGAGCTTGCCGAGCCCGGAACCGCAGCAGATCCCGGTCGTCGTCCTGGCCGGATTCCTCGGCTCGGGGAAGACCACACTCCTCAACCACCTCCTCCATCGCAGCGGCGGCAGCCGTATCGGTGCCATCGTCAACGACTTCGGGGCCATCGAGATCGACGCGATGGCCGTGGCGGGAGCGCTCGGCGACTCGACGGTCTCGCTCGGCAACGGGTGCCTGTGCTGTGCCGTGGACGCGAGCGAGCTGGACCAGTACCTGGAACGGCTCGCGGACCCCTCCCTCGGCATCGACGTCATCGTCATCGAGGCGAGCGGGCTGGCCGAGCCGCAGGAACTCGTGCGGATGGTGCTCGCCAGCGAGCACCCGGGGATCGTGTACGGCGGGCTGGTCGAGGTCGTCGACGCCGCCGAGTTCGACGACACGCGGTCCAGGCATCCCGAGGTCGACCGGCATCTCGCGCTGGCCGATCTCGTCGTGGTCAACAAGCTCGACCGGGCGGCGGACGGCGAACGCGTCCTCGGACTGGTCCGGTCCCTCGTCGACCGCGCCGCCGTCGTCCCGGCCTCCTACGGCCGGATCGACCCCGAGTTCCTCTTCGACTGCCGGCCGAGCGAGGAACGCATCGGGCAGCTGTCCTTCGACGACCTGCACGAGCACGGCGCGGACGACCACGCCGAGCACCTGCACAGCGCCTACGACAGCCTGTCGTTCGTCTCGCGGGAACCCCTCGACCCGCGCCGGCTGATGGAGTTCCTCGACAGCCGGCCCGAAGGGCTGTACCGGATCAAGGGCTACGTCGACTTCGGGCCGTACGACGTCCGCAACCGCTACGCCGTCCATGCCGTCGGGCGGTTCCTGCGCTTCTACCCGGAACCCTGGCCGGGCGGGGGCGAACGCCTCACCCAGCTGGTCCTCATCGGCTCCGGCATCGACGCCTCCGCCCTCGACAAGGAACTCGGCGCGTGCAGGAGCGACGCCCCACACGCCGACGAGCACGGCATGTGGGGCGTCCTGAGGTACGTACGGAATCCGGCGGAGGACCCGGCAGAGCCTGCCTGA
- a CDS encoding citrate synthase, translating to MRDQEPAPLGAERRLSTKEAAELLGVKPETVYAYVSRGQLSSRRVTGGRGSTFDAREVEALARRNRRESAGSSPSGGELSVRTRITLIESDRYYYRGVDAVDLAMRHTYEEVAEWLWTGRMRPGNTFTAPAASVAVARRAVDALPEHAAPTDLLRVATIAAATADPLRFDLSEDAVLGTARTLIPTLVAALPPAGHDRRDEGPLAHRLWSRLSPRKNPDEASLRALDTALALLLDHDLAASTLAVRVAASARAHAYAAVSAGLGVIEGPLHGAASGLAHRLLVDVLDQGDAAPVITDELRAGRRIPGLGHRLYPGEDPRARALFGLLEQIPRAEPALLAARDIVETTARHAPLHANVDLALAVLTTSCGMPPTAGETIFAVARTAGWIAHALEEYGERPLRMRPSGLYAGPKPPQPLPE from the coding sequence ATGCGCGATCAAGAACCCGCCCCCCTCGGCGCGGAACGGCGGCTGAGCACCAAGGAGGCCGCCGAGCTGCTCGGCGTGAAGCCGGAGACCGTGTACGCGTACGTGAGCCGCGGTCAGCTCAGCAGCCGGAGGGTGACCGGCGGCCGGGGCAGCACCTTCGACGCCAGGGAGGTCGAGGCGCTCGCCCGGCGCAACAGGCGGGAGAGCGCGGGGAGTTCCCCCTCCGGCGGCGAGTTGTCCGTCCGCACCCGCATCACGCTCATCGAGAGCGACCGCTACTACTACCGCGGTGTCGACGCGGTCGACCTGGCCATGCGGCACACCTACGAGGAGGTCGCCGAGTGGCTGTGGACGGGCCGGATGCGGCCGGGCAACACGTTCACCGCACCGGCCGCCTCGGTCGCCGTCGCCCGCCGCGCCGTCGACGCGCTGCCCGAACACGCCGCGCCCACCGACCTGCTGCGCGTCGCGACGATCGCCGCCGCGACCGCCGACCCGCTGCGCTTCGACCTGTCCGAGGACGCCGTGCTCGGCACGGCGCGCACCCTCATCCCCACACTCGTCGCCGCTTTGCCGCCGGCAGGACACGACCGCCGCGACGAGGGGCCCCTGGCCCACCGCCTGTGGAGCCGGCTGTCGCCGCGCAAGAACCCCGACGAGGCGTCCCTGCGCGCCCTGGACACCGCCCTCGCCCTCCTCCTCGACCACGACCTGGCCGCCTCCACGCTGGCGGTGCGCGTCGCCGCGTCGGCCCGCGCCCACGCCTACGCGGCGGTCTCCGCCGGCCTCGGCGTGATCGAGGGCCCGCTGCACGGCGCGGCCAGCGGACTCGCCCACCGGCTGCTCGTCGACGTGCTCGACCAGGGCGACGCCGCGCCCGTGATCACGGACGAACTGCGTGCCGGCCGCCGCATCCCGGGACTCGGCCACCGGCTCTACCCGGGCGAGGACCCACGCGCGCGTGCCCTGTTCGGCCTCCTGGAGCAGATCCCACGCGCGGAACCCGCCCTCCTCGCGGCCCGGGACATCGTCGAGACCACCGCCCGCCACGCCCCGCTGCACGCCAACGTCGACCTGGCACTCGCCGTGCTCACCACGTCCTGCGGCATGCCCCCGACCGCGGGCGAGACGATCTTCGCGGTGGCCCGTACGGCGGGCTGGATCGCCCACGCCCTGGAGGAGTACGGCGAGCGCCCGCTGCGCATGCGTCCGAGCGGGCTCTACGCGGGCCCGAAGCCGCCTCAGCCACTACCGGAGTAG